The nucleotide sequence CCGCGCCGCCCTGCTGGAGGCGCGCCTGAGCAGCCGCACCCGCCTGCAGGAGGAGGAGCTGCGGCACAGCGAGGAGAAGCTGCGCCTGGTGGTGAATACCGTGCCGGCCATGGTCAGCGCCATCGATCCGCAAGGCCGCTGCGTCTACATCAACAACCGCCAGGGGGTGTTCTTCGGTGTCGATCCGGAGATCGCCGCCGGCCAGCCGCTGGACAGAGTCTTCGATGCCGACTATGCCCAGCGTCACCAGGCCCTGAACGCCACCATCCTGCAGGAGCGCAGCGGCATCCAGGACATAGAGGAGCGCCTCGCCGACACCCATGGCCGCGAGCACGTGTTCCTCACCACCAAGGCCCCGCTGTACTCGGTCAATGACAGCATCTCCAGCATCGTCACGATCTCGGTGGACATCACCGAGCGCAAGGAGCTGGAATCCAGCCTCTGGAACCAGGCCCACTACGACGCGCTCACCGGCCTGCCCAACCGCAGCCTGCTGCACGACCGGCTCACCCATGCGCTGACGCGGGTGCACCGGGAGCATGCCCTGCTCGGCGTGTTCTACGTCGACCTCGACGGCTTCAAGGACATCAACGATGCCTACGGCCACAGCGTGGGCGATCAGGTCCTGCGCGCCTCGGCCGAGCGCCTCGGACAGAGGGTGCGGGCCGCGGATACCCTCGCCCGCCTCGGCGGCGACGAGCTGGTGGCGGTGGTCGAGGGCATGCGCTCCGCGGACGAGGCCGACACCTTTGCCAGCAAGCTACTGGACGCGCTGCGCGATCCGCTGCCCGCCGCCGGTCTGCGCTTCCAGCTGCGGGCGAGCATCGGCATCGCCCTGAGCTACGATGGCCAGGAGAGCCCGGAGAGCATCCTCTCCCAGGCGGACGCCGCCCTCTACGACGCCAAGGCCCAGGGCGGCAACCAGTGGGCCTACTACACCCCCGCCCTCACCGCCCGCGCCCAGCGCCGAATACAGCTGGAGGGCGCGCTGCGCCATGCGCTGGACCAGGATCTCGCCCAGCTCGGCCTGGCGGTGCAGCCGATCCGGACACTCGAGGGCGACGTGCTCGGTCACGAGGCGCTGGTGCGCTGGGAGCACCCGGTGGACGGCTGGGTGCCGCCGCACGAGTTCCTCGCCGTCGCCGAGTCCACCGGGCTCATGTCGGAGCTGGGCCGGCTGATGCTCACGGCGGCGACCCAGTGGGCGATGCGGGAGGACGCGGGGCGGATCGCGGTCAACGTCTCGCCGGAGGAGCTCGCGGCCCAGGGCTTCACGGCCACCTGCCTCGGCATCCTGGAGCGTACCGGCCTGCCACCGCAGCGACTGGAGCTGGAAATAACCGAGGGGGGGCTGATGCGCCAGGACGAGGCCACGCTTCACCGCCTGGACAGCCTGCGCCGGCGCGGGGTGAGCATTGCCATCGACGATTTCGGCACCGGCTATTCCTCGCTCCAGTACATCAAGGCCCTGCCCGTGGACCGGCTCAAGATCGATCGCAGCTTCATCGCCGGACTGGCCGGAGATGCCGATAATCGCGCCATCGTTGCCGCCGCCCTGACGGTCGCCCAGCATTTCGGTCTGGAGGTGGTCGCCGAGGGCGTGGAGAGCGCCGCGGATGCCGAGGCCCTCGCACAGATCGGCGTACGCGAGATGCAGGGTTTCCACTGCGGGCGCCCGACGCTCGTGGCACGCTTCTCGGAACTGCTGTGACTGGGCTCCGCCCAGTGGGAGAACGGCTGATGGCACGCGCGGCGCCGCATTCACTGCTCGCCCGCATCCGGGCGCGCCTCGCCGGGCGGCCGGACAGCGAGCACAACCAGGCCGTCGTGCGCCTGGCCATTGTCGCCCTCATCGGCGGCTACTCGCTCGCCCTCTGGAGCGGCGGCGCGATCACGGCCGCCGAGTTCCGCCTGTGCGGGCTCATCGCCGCCGGCTATCTTGCGCTGTCGGCGCTCTATTTCGGGCTGATCCTGCACCGGCCGGGGCGCTCGCCCACCCGGCGGCTACTCGCCATGGCGACGGACATGGGCACGCTGACGCTGTTCATCGCCGTCAGCGGCGTCTGGGGCACGGCGCTGTACCCTGTCTACCTGTGGATCACCCTCGGCAACGGCTTCCGGTACGGCCTGTTCTACCTCGGGGCCTCGGCGGTGACGAGCCTGGCGGGCTTCGGCTGGATCGTCGCCACCGCCGACTACACCCACGCCGGCTGGCGCATCGAGCAGTACGGGCTGCTGGCGGGGCTGGTCATCGTGCCCGCCTATGCGGCGAGCCTGATCCGCCGGCTCACCCAGGCGAAGGCCGAGGCGGAGGCGGCGAACCACGCCAAGAGCCGCTTCCTCGCCAACATGAGCCACGAGCTGCGGACACCGCTGAACTCCATCATCGGCATGAGCGATCTGCTCCGGGCAACCCGCCTGGACACCGAGCAGCGCGAGATGGTGGGCACCGTGCAGACCTCTGGCCGGGCCCTGCTCGGGCTGATCAACGACATCCTCGACCTCTCCCGAATCGAAGCCGGCCGCATGCCGGTGGAGCGGGTAGACTTCGACCTCGATCACGAGCTTGCCCAGATCGGCGCCATCCTTCGCCCGCAGACCGACGCTCGCGGGCTCTCCCTTACCCTGGCCGTCGATGCCCGCGTGCCGCCCCGGCTCACGGGCGACATCCAGCACCTGCGGCAGATCCTGCTCAACCTCGGCTCCAACGCGGCCAAGTTCACCGAGCGCGGGGGCGTGCGCATCGCCGTGCAGTATTGCGGCGAGGGGGCCGACGGCGTGCAGCTGCGGTTCAGCGTGGCGGACACCGGCGTCGGCCTGCCGGCCTCCGCCTTGCAGGAGATCTTCGAGAGCTTCAGCCAGGGGCGTAATGCCGTGGCCGGCCAGCGCGGCGGCACCGGCCTCGGGCTCGCCATCTCGCGCCAGCTCGCCGGCCTGCTCGGCGGGCAGATCCATGTCGCGAGCCAGGAGAACGTCGGCAGCACCTTCACCCTGGAACTGACGCTGGCGCCCGCGGCGGCGGAGGAGGCGGCCAGGACGGCCGCAGGCGGTGCGCCGACGCTGCTCTGCCTGAGCGGTACCCTGGCCAGCCCGGCGCTGCTGCGCCCGGTGATGGCCGACAGCGGCTGGCGCCTGCAGACGGTGGAGGGTCTCGAGGAGGCGGCGCGCGAGGCCGCCGCCGGCGGCAGCGGGCGCGTTTTCCTGGCGCTCGACAGCGAGGCCGCGGCGGACGCCCTCGGCACGCTGCACCGGCGCCTGCCGCGACTGCGCTGCGCCTGTCTGCTGCTCGGCGAGGCCACCACGCCAGTGGCATTGTCGGCGGAGGCGGTGGTGGAGCTGCCGACAGACCCCGATCAGGCCAGCCTGGCGCGCGCCCTGCGGGCCCTGGCGGCGCTGGATCCGCTCGGCGCGAGCGCCGCCTCCGGCGATGCGGCGGACGGCACCCAAACGCACCGGCGGCCACTGCGGGTACTCGGGGCCGATGACAACGCCATCAACCGCCGGGTCACGGCCAAGATCCTGGAGGGCGCGGGACATGAGGTGGAGATGGTCGAGAGCGGCGATGCCGCCCTGGACCGCCTCGAGGAGGCGCGGTTCGACGCCGTGCTGATGGACGTCAACCTGCCCGGCACCAGCGGCATCGACGCGGTGAAGCTCTACCGCTTCGCCCACCCCGGCGACGACGGTCCGCCGTTCATCGCACTCACCGCCGACGTCACCGAGGAAACCCGCGCGGCCTGCCGCGATGCGGGCATGGCCGGTTTCCTCGCCAAGCCCATCGACGCCGGGCGGCTGCTCGACACCCTGGACAGCCTCACCGGTGGCGCAGCCGAGGCCCGGGCGGAGGACGCCGCGCCGAGCAATGTCACGCCCATCGAGCGCCATCCGACCTTCGCCGGCGACCTCGGCCCGGTGCTCGACGAGCGCACCCTCGCCCGGCTGCTCGAGCTGGATCCGGATCCGGCCTTCGTGCGCGACGTCCTCGAGGACTACCTCGGCGACGCGGGCAACCTCATCGAGCAGCTGGTGGCGGCTCTCGAGCGCGGCGCCATCGGCGAGGCACGGGACGCCGCCCATGCCCTGCGCGGCACCTCCGCCAATGTCGGGGCGCAGCGCCTGCAGCGGCTGGCCAGCGAGCTCCACGGCGCCCCGGCGGCACGGCTCGCCAGCGACGGCCTGCGCCGGTCGCGGGAGCTGCCGGCGGAGCTCACCCGCTTCCTCGAGGCTGCGCGCCGCTACGTCGGCCACCGCGCAGGGCAGCGGCACAGCCGCTGACCCCACGCGGGCCGACGGTCAGTCGCGGACACGGCGGTCCTGTGCCGCTGCCAGGCGCGCCATGCGCCGCAGCTCGGGCTCGCCCAGGGTGAGCGCCGAATCCACCCACACCTCGGTGATATCCACGAGCTCCTCGTGACTGACGGGATGGACACGCTCCCGGATGCGCTGCAGCGCCCGCCGGGTGCGAAGCTGACGGCGCTCGCGGCGGATGAAGTCGTGCACGCCGCTCTCGCCTTCGCCGTCCTCGACCAGCACGTCCACGATGCCCGCCTCGTGCATCTCCTCGGCGCTGTAGACCCGCCCGCTCAGAATCAACCGCTCCGCGTAGGCGGGGCTCACCCGGCGGCTGAGGAAGCTGTAGGCCCCCATGCCGGGAAACAGGCCGAACAGGATCTCCGGCAGGCCGAACTTGGCGCTACGCTCGGCGATGATGACGTCGTCGGCGAGGGCGCACTCGAAGCCGCCACCGAGGGCGTCCCCCTGCACCAGCGAGATGGTGCAGATGGGCAGGTTCAGGTTGGTGGCGCGACGATGCTGCCCGTCGACGCAGGCCCGCGCGTAGTGCAGCAGACCGGCGCGATCACCGGCGCGAATCAGCTCCATGAAGCTGGCGAGATCGCCACCGAGGTTGTAGATCCCCGGCAGACGGGAACCGGTGACCACGAACTCGAACGGGCAGGCCCCTTCGAACGCCGCGCGGCGGCTGATGTAGTCCAGCGTTGCCGTCATCTCGCCGAGCAGGTTGAGCGTAAAGCTCGGCCGCCCGCGTGGCGCCATGTACTGCCAGAGCACACCGGCCTCGGCATCCTCGACCACCTCGAGGTCGCTGAAGCTGGGCAGCACCGGGCGCTCGGGGGCCGCCGGCTGCAGGCGGCGGGCAGTGCCGCCGTTCTCGATCAGCCCGCTCCGTCCCTGGAGGGAAGTCGCGTCCTGCGGGGCTGCACTCTGTCCGGAAAGGGCGTTCATGAACATCAGGGGTCTCCTGTGATGGGTAGGGAGGCCCTAGCAGCATGTTCCGCCCTCCGGGGGGCATCAACGGAGAAGCGTTAATACTGTGAAACAGTTCCTTGCGGGTTGCCCGCCATTGTAGGCGGACAACCGCAATCCGAGGGGGTACCACTCGCGGGCGTAGCTCAAGCCCACGGTGCGCCCAGCCCCCTTGGCGTACACGGGGGGGAATCCTGAGCGCCTGGTTGATGGCGGACCGATAGCCCTCACTGAGCAGGCGGCCCACCGCTTCTTCCGCCGCCGCACAGGTGCTGGGAACGCGGCGATTCGCCGTTTTGCTGCACCGCACGATAGGGTGATGCCGAACGAGCTCACGGCGCCTTGTGCGCCATGCACAGCCTCAGGGAGGCCAGCATGATCGGCATCCTTTTCCTCACCATCGCCGTCGCCGTCGTTCCCGCAGTGGCCGCGCTGGCCGACCCGAGCGGTGACCGCGCCCGCCTGCGCGAGGCCCGCCGGACCCTGCGCACCCACGGCTACCGCTTTGCGCCGGGCTCCGCGGCCGAGCGCCGGGCCCTGCGCATCGTGCTCGAGGGCGACCCCATCGAGACGATCTGAGGCGGGGAACGCCAACGGCCCGGGTCCGCCCGGCGCAGCCGGGTTCCTACAGGACGGGCTATAGCTCCTCGCGGCGCGGTGGGTCGGCGCCATGGCGGGAGCAGGTGATCGCGGCGACGCGGCCGGCGAAGTCGAGCGCCGCGGCGAGTTCCGCCTCGCCCGCGGCGGCAAGGGGCTCGCGGCGCAGCAGGCCCTGCGCGCGCAGGCTGGCGAGGAGCCCGGCGTGGAAGGCGTCGCCGGCACCGACGGTATCCGCCACCTCCACCGACCGCCCGGGCATCGCCAACCGCCGGTGGCCGGTGAACGCCACAGCGCCGTCCCCGCCGCGGGTCATCACCACCAGCGCCGGGCCGCTCGCCTGCCAGCGGCGCGCGACGGCCTCGGGCGCCTCCTCCGGATAGAGCCACTCCAGGTCCGCACGGCTCACCTTGACCACATCCACCAGGGTGATCCAGCCCTCCAGGCGGCGCGCCCAGTCACGGCGGTCCCGGATCACCCCCGGGCGCACGTTCGGGTCCAGCGACAGGACGCGGCGGCCGCTTTCGCGGCGCATCAGCCCCTCCAGCGTCGTCGCCGAGGGCTCCTGCATCAGCGAGATGGACCCGAGCTGCAGGCACTCCACCGCTGCGGGGAGCGCCCGCGGGAGGTCCTCCGGCGCCAGGCTGCGATCGGCGGCGTTCTCCGAGTAGAAAGCGAACTGCGGCTCCTCGCCCGGTGCCAGGCTGACGAAGGCGAGGGTGCTGGGCTGTTCGGCGCGGGTCACGTAGCCGAGGTCCACACCGTTACCGGCGAGCCCGTCGGCCAGCTGGTCACCGAAGAAGTCAGACGACAGCCGGGTGAGGAAGCCGGTGGGCACCCCAAGGCGGGCCGCCGCGATGGCCACGTTCAGCGGCGAGCCGCCGATGCAGGGCCGGTAGCCCCGGGCACCATCGGCGCCGGTCATGGGCACGAAATCGATCAGGGCCTCTCCGCAGCAGATGATCACTTGCTTTCCTCGCTTTGCCTGCCTGCAGTCAGCCCGCATATCTCACCGATTCGCGGCTGCGGGCGCCACCACCAGGGTGAGTCCCCGATGCGCCACGACCACCACCTCCGTGCCCGGATCGAGGGGCTGGCCGTCGGCGCTGCGCGCCCTCCAGCGCTCGCCGCGCAAGCGCACCTGGCCGTGTGGGCACAGCCGCGTCGCGACCGTCGCCCGCTCGCCGAGCAGCGCTGCCACACCGTGGGGCGGCGCATCGCGCAGCGCATGGCGGTACAGGGGATAGAGGGCGACGTCCTTGACGAGCCAGAGGGCGAGGGCGATCCAGACCCAGCGCGGGGGGAGCCAGCCCGCGGCGACCGCGACGTAGAGGAGCACCGCCACCAGTGCCGCCTCAGGCAGCTGGATCAGCGTGTAGCGCAAGGCCACCGGCAGGCGTCGCCCCGGCTCTGAGGTCATCGGGCCGAGCAGCCTCCAGGTGGTTCCGCCCGCGCAGGCGGCGGCGTAAGGTACGCGGCGGAGCGCGACGCGGGTCGGCGGTGGCCCGGATCGCGCCAGGCAACACTACGAACCGGGCCGTGGAGTGCGTCGCCGTGAGAGCCTATTTCGACGAGCGTCAGGACCTGCACCATCCGAAGACCTATTTCACCCGGGGGCAGATGCGCGCGCCCCAGGAGATTCCCGCGCGCACGGCGCGTATCCGCGCCGGGCTCGAGCAGGCGGGGATCACCGTCGCCGCGCCTGCCGATCATGGCATGCGCCCGATCAACCGGGTCCACGATCTCGGCTATCTCCGCTTCCTCGAGTCCTGTCATCGGCGCTGGGTGGCCATGCCGGACGACTGGGGCGAGGAGGTGCTCTCCAACATCTTCGTGCGCAGTCCCAACCCGCTGCGCGGCATCCTGGCCGAGGCGGGCCGCTACCTTGCCGACGGCAGCTGCCCGGTAGGGGCCGGCACCTGGGAGGCGGCCTACTGGTCGGCGCAGGCGGCACTGTCGGCGGCCGATGACGTGCTGCGCGGCGAGGGCATGGCCTATGCGCTCTGCCGCCCCCCGGGCCACCATGCCCGGGTGGATGCCGCCGGCGGCTTCTGCTACCTGAACAACGCGGCCATCGCCGCCGAGGCGCTGCGCGAGCGCTTTCCCCGCATCGCCATCCTGGACAGCGACGTCCATCACGGCCAGGGCATCCAGGAGATCTTCTACGAGCGCAGCGATGTGCTCTACCTCTCCATCCACGGCGATCCGACCAACTTCTACCCCGTGGTCAGCGGCTTCGAGGACGAGCGCGGGGCCGGTCCCGGCCACGGGTACAACATCAACCTGCCGCTGCCCCACGGCTCGGGGCCGGACGCCTTCTTCGAGCGCCTGGACGAAGCCCTCAATGCCATCCGGCTGTTCGGGCCGGATGCGCTGGTGCTCGCCACCGGCTTCGACATCTATCGCGAGGATCCGCAGGCCAAGATCGCCGTCGAATCCACGGACTTCGCGCGCCTCGGCCAGGCCATCCGGGAGCTCTCGCTGCCCACCCTGGCGGTACAGGAGGGCGGCTATCATCTGGACACGCTGGCGGAGAACACGGTTCAACTGATGCGGGGCCTGCGCCGCCAGCCCGCATAGCTCACCGATTCGCGCGGCGGGGGCGGCGTCGCCGCGCCCCGTCACTCACGGCGCGGACCCGCATCGAGCCCGCTGAGCTCAGAGCGCGCCTGCTCGTAGGCGGACTCCAGCTGACGCTGCCACCGCTCGGCCCCGAGCACCTGCCGCCGCGCATCCAGGCCAAGCCCGTAGAGGTAGGTCTGGAACCGCGGGCCACGCAGCGCTCGCAGCAGCAGCTGCTCGAGCCGGGCGACCAGGGGATCCGGGGTGTCGGCCAGCACGGCATAGCCGCGTGTGGTGGCCACCGTGACCGGGTGGCCAAGCTCGTAGCTGGTCGGCACGTCCGCGAGCGTGGTCGGGCGCTCGCGCTGGAGCACCGCCAGCGCGCGCGCGGTACCCTTGGCGAGCACGGGACGTGCCTCGCTGAGGTTCGCGAGAATGGCGTCCACGGCGCCCGCGCGCAGCGCCGCCACCATGTCGCCGCCGCCCCCGAACGGGATCGCCCGCGTCTCGACGCCGGCCAGGGCCGCCCAGCGACGAATGCCGACATGCTCGGTACCGCCGATCTGCGCCACGCCCCAGAGGATCGGCTCGCGCCGGCCGGCGTCGATCAGCCCGGCATAGTCGGCCGGGCCGGAGCCGGCATCCACGAGGATGACCTGCGGATCCTGCACCGCGCGAGCGACGCCCTGCAGTTCCCCGATGTCCGCGAACGGGGACTGGTCGCGAGCGATGGTGTAGAGATGGGTCTCGGTGAGCGCAAGCACGGTGTGGCCGTCGGTACCGCGGCTCGCAAGGTACTCGTGGGCCGCGCGGGCACCACCGCCCTGGCGGTAGACCACCTCCAGCTCGGCGCCCGCCGCCTCCGCCGCCGGCAGCCACTCGCGAATGGTCAGATCGGTACCGCCACCGGCGGAGGCATGGGAGACCACCTGGATCGGCGCGCAGGGCCAGGCATCGGCGGAACAGGCCTGCGCCGGCCCGATGCCGGGGAGCCCCGGCACAAGCAGCATCAGTCCGATCAGCTGCACCATCCTCATGGGGTTCTCCCCGCACACGGCACCTGCTCGCTTATCCTATCGAATGCAGTATCAGGCCTCAGAGC is from Spiribacter halobius and encodes:
- a CDS encoding two-component system response regulator, whose translation is MLHVFVVDDQNTNRKLLAKLAGSLRPAVRVHEFASPLQALDAAATAAPDLVVTDYVMPEMTGAELVRALRAIPECIELPVIVVTAYGDREYRYDALAAGATDFLLSPVDHAEFKARAGNLLVLRRQQRIIRRRAALLEARLSSRTRLQEEELRHSEEKLRLVVNTVPAMVSAIDPQGRCVYINNRQGVFFGVDPEIAAGQPLDRVFDADYAQRHQALNATILQERSGIQDIEERLADTHGREHVFLTTKAPLYSVNDSISSIVTISVDITERKELESSLWNQAHYDALTGLPNRSLLHDRLTHALTRVHREHALLGVFYVDLDGFKDINDAYGHSVGDQVLRASAERLGQRVRAADTLARLGGDELVAVVEGMRSADEADTFASKLLDALRDPLPAAGLRFQLRASIGIALSYDGQESPESILSQADAALYDAKAQGGNQWAYYTPALTARAQRRIQLEGALRHALDQDLAQLGLAVQPIRTLEGDVLGHEALVRWEHPVDGWVPPHEFLAVAESTGLMSELGRLMLTAATQWAMREDAGRIAVNVSPEELAAQGFTATCLGILERTGLPPQRLELEITEGGLMRQDEATLHRLDSLRRRGVSIAIDDFGTGYSSLQYIKALPVDRLKIDRSFIAGLAGDADNRAIVAAALTVAQHFGLEVVAEGVESAADAEALAQIGVREMQGFHCGRPTLVARFSELL
- a CDS encoding ATP-binding protein, which codes for MARAAPHSLLARIRARLAGRPDSEHNQAVVRLAIVALIGGYSLALWSGGAITAAEFRLCGLIAAGYLALSALYFGLILHRPGRSPTRRLLAMATDMGTLTLFIAVSGVWGTALYPVYLWITLGNGFRYGLFYLGASAVTSLAGFGWIVATADYTHAGWRIEQYGLLAGLVIVPAYAASLIRRLTQAKAEAEAANHAKSRFLANMSHELRTPLNSIIGMSDLLRATRLDTEQREMVGTVQTSGRALLGLINDILDLSRIEAGRMPVERVDFDLDHELAQIGAILRPQTDARGLSLTLAVDARVPPRLTGDIQHLRQILLNLGSNAAKFTERGGVRIAVQYCGEGADGVQLRFSVADTGVGLPASALQEIFESFSQGRNAVAGQRGGTGLGLAISRQLAGLLGGQIHVASQENVGSTFTLELTLAPAAAEEAARTAAGGAPTLLCLSGTLASPALLRPVMADSGWRLQTVEGLEEAAREAAAGGSGRVFLALDSEAAADALGTLHRRLPRLRCACLLLGEATTPVALSAEAVVELPTDPDQASLARALRALAALDPLGASAASGDAADGTQTHRRPLRVLGADDNAINRRVTAKILEGAGHEVEMVESGDAALDRLEEARFDAVLMDVNLPGTSGIDAVKLYRFAHPGDDGPPFIALTADVTEETRAACRDAGMAGFLAKPIDAGRLLDTLDSLTGGAAEARAEDAAPSNVTPIERHPTFAGDLGPVLDERTLARLLELDPDPAFVRDVLEDYLGDAGNLIEQLVAALERGAIGEARDAAHALRGTSANVGAQRLQRLASELHGAPAARLASDGLRRSRELPAELTRFLEAARRYVGHRAGQRHSR
- a CDS encoding crotonase/enoyl-CoA hydratase family protein; translated protein: MFMNALSGQSAAPQDATSLQGRSGLIENGGTARRLQPAAPERPVLPSFSDLEVVEDAEAGVLWQYMAPRGRPSFTLNLLGEMTATLDYISRRAAFEGACPFEFVVTGSRLPGIYNLGGDLASFMELIRAGDRAGLLHYARACVDGQHRRATNLNLPICTISLVQGDALGGGFECALADDVIIAERSAKFGLPEILFGLFPGMGAYSFLSRRVSPAYAERLILSGRVYSAEEMHEAGIVDVLVEDGEGESGVHDFIRRERRQLRTRRALQRIRERVHPVSHEELVDITEVWVDSALTLGEPELRRMARLAAAQDRRVRD
- a CDS encoding carbohydrate kinase family protein, coding for MIICCGEALIDFVPMTGADGARGYRPCIGGSPLNVAIAAARLGVPTGFLTRLSSDFFGDQLADGLAGNGVDLGYVTRAEQPSTLAFVSLAPGEEPQFAFYSENAADRSLAPEDLPRALPAAVECLQLGSISLMQEPSATTLEGLMRRESGRRVLSLDPNVRPGVIRDRRDWARRLEGWITLVDVVKVSRADLEWLYPEEAPEAVARRWQASGPALVVMTRGGDGAVAFTGHRRLAMPGRSVEVADTVGAGDAFHAGLLASLRAQGLLRREPLAAAGEAELAAALDFAGRVAAITCSRHGADPPRREEL
- a CDS encoding NfeD family protein, yielding MTSEPGRRLPVALRYTLIQLPEAALVAVLLYVAVAAGWLPPRWVWIALALWLVKDVALYPLYRHALRDAPPHGVAALLGERATVATRLCPHGQVRLRGERWRARSADGQPLDPGTEVVVVAHRGLTLVVAPAAANR
- a CDS encoding histone deacetylase family protein, coding for MRAYFDERQDLHHPKTYFTRGQMRAPQEIPARTARIRAGLEQAGITVAAPADHGMRPINRVHDLGYLRFLESCHRRWVAMPDDWGEEVLSNIFVRSPNPLRGILAEAGRYLADGSCPVGAGTWEAAYWSAQAALSAADDVLRGEGMAYALCRPPGHHARVDAAGGFCYLNNAAIAAEALRERFPRIAILDSDVHHGQGIQEIFYERSDVLYLSIHGDPTNFYPVVSGFEDERGAGPGHGYNINLPLPHGSGPDAFFERLDEALNAIRLFGPDALVLATGFDIYREDPQAKIAVESTDFARLGQAIRELSLPTLAVQEGGYHLDTLAENTVQLMRGLRRQPA
- a CDS encoding Bug family tripartite tricarboxylate transporter substrate binding protein — protein: MRMVQLIGLMLLVPGLPGIGPAQACSADAWPCAPIQVVSHASAGGGTDLTIREWLPAAEAAGAELEVVYRQGGGARAAHEYLASRGTDGHTVLALTETHLYTIARDQSPFADIGELQGVARAVQDPQVILVDAGSGPADYAGLIDAGRREPILWGVAQIGGTEHVGIRRWAALAGVETRAIPFGGGGDMVAALRAGAVDAILANLSEARPVLAKGTARALAVLQRERPTTLADVPTSYELGHPVTVATTRGYAVLADTPDPLVARLEQLLLRALRGPRFQTYLYGLGLDARRQVLGAERWQRQLESAYEQARSELSGLDAGPRRE